A genomic stretch from Musa acuminata AAA Group cultivar baxijiao unplaced genomic scaffold, Cavendish_Baxijiao_AAA HiC_scaffold_1138, whole genome shotgun sequence includes:
- the LOC135671229 gene encoding histone H2B.4, whose product MAPKAEKKPAEKKPAEKATEEKGKKAEKAPAEKKPKAEKRLPSKDGAVAAGDKKKKKKAKKGTETYKIYIFKVLKQVHPDIGISSKAMSIMNSFINDIFEKLAAEASRLARYNKKPTITSREVQTSVRLVLPGELAKHAVSEGTKAVTKFTSS is encoded by the coding sequence ATGGCGCCCAAGGCCGAAAAGAAGCCGGCGGAGAAGAAGCCCGCGGAGAAGGCGacggaggagaaggggaagaaggcggAGAAGGCTCCCGCGGAGAAGAAGCCCAAGGCCGAGAAGCGCCTTCCCTCTAAGGATGGTGCCGTGGCCGCCggcgacaagaagaagaagaagaaggccaaGAAGGGGACCGAGACCTACAAGATCTACATCTTCAAGGTGCTGAAGCAGGTGCACCCGGACATCGGCATCTCCAGCAAGGCCATGTCCATCATGAACTCCTTCATCAACGACATCTTCGAGAAGCTCGCCGCCGAGGCCTCCCGCCTCGCCCGCTACAACAAGAAGCCCACCATCACCTCCCGCGAGGTGCAGACCTCCGTTCGCTTGGTCCTCCCTGGTGAGCTCGCCAAGCATGCTGTGTCGGAGGGGACCAAGGCGGTTACTAAGTTCACCAGTTCCTGA